AGCAACGTCAACGCGGTGGACGCGCTGGTGCAGATGATCTCGCTGGCCCGGCAGTTCGAGCTGCAAGTCAAGATGATGGAGACCGCGCGGAGCAACGACGCGGCCGCGACCCAGGCGATGCGGATCGCCTGAGCAAGGAAGAGGAGAAGCCCATGCATCCCGCACTCTGGATCGCCAAGACCGGCCTCGACGCGCAGCAGACGCAGATGGCCGTCATCACCAACAACCTGGCGAACGTCAACACCACCGGATTCAAGCGTGGGCGGGCCGTCTTCGCCGACCTGCTCTATCAGACCGTGCGCCAGCCCGGCGCCCAGTCCTCCCAGGACTCCCAGCTGCCCTCCGGGCTGATGCTGGGAACGGGTGTGCGCTCGGTGGCGACCGAGAAGCTCTTCACCCAGGGCAACATCGTGCAGACGGGCAACCAGCTCGACCTCGCGGTCAACGGTCGCGGCTTCTTTCAGATCCTGCTTCCCGATGGCACGCGCGCCTACAGCCGCGACGGCTCGTTCCAGCTGAGCGCGAACGGGGAGCTCGTCAACTCCAACGGCTATGCCCTCGACCCCGGCATCACCATTCCCGAGCAGACCCAGAGCGTCACCATCGGCGCCGACGGCACGGTGAGCGTCCTGGTCTCCGGCGAGTCCTCGCCGACGGAGGTGGGGCAGCTGCAGCTTGCGGACTTCATCAACCCGGCGGGCCTGCAGCCGATGGGCGAGAACCTCTTCCTGGAGACGGCGGCGAGCGGCGACCCCCAGGCGGGGACGCCGGGCGAGGACGGGGTAGGCACACTCGTGCAGGGCTCGCTCGAGAGCTCGAACGTCAACGTGGTCGAAGAGTTGGTGAATATGATCGAGACCCAGCGGGCCTACGAGATGAACTCCAAGGCCATCGCCACGACGGACGAGATGCTGGCGTTCGTGACCAACAACCTGTAAGGCGGGCCGCCAGGATGAGCGAGCGAGGCCAGAGCGTGACCGCGGGACTCGGCAGGGGGATTCTCCTCGCCGGTCTGCTGGCGTCGGCCCTCACCGGCTGTCAGTCCGTGCCCACGCGGGACCCGGAGTTCGCCGCCGTGCGGCCTCTCGCGCCCACCCCGCAGGCGAACCGC
The sequence above is a segment of the Gammaproteobacteria bacterium genome. Coding sequences within it:
- the flgG gene encoding flagellar basal-body rod protein FlgG, coding for MHPALWIAKTGLDAQQTQMAVITNNLANVNTTGFKRGRAVFADLLYQTVRQPGAQSSQDSQLPSGLMLGTGVRSVATEKLFTQGNIVQTGNQLDLAVNGRGFFQILLPDGTRAYSRDGSFQLSANGELVNSNGYALDPGITIPEQTQSVTIGADGTVSVLVSGESSPTEVGQLQLADFINPAGLQPMGENLFLETAASGDPQAGTPGEDGVGTLVQGSLESSNVNVVEELVNMIETQRAYEMNSKAIATTDEMLAFVTNNL